Proteins encoded within one genomic window of Thunnus albacares chromosome 13, fThuAlb1.1, whole genome shotgun sequence:
- the slc22a5 gene encoding solute carrier family 22 member 5 has protein sequence MGDYDEDTAFLGQTGPYFWTTFFLLNTVFVSTGFNGLYIVFVGAAPKHHCLIPDVNLTKEWRNAIIPVTIVDGEAVQSQCNRYKLDVVRNLSAEGYIPGRDVNLSNLEREGCLDGWNYSKEIYQSNIVTEWDLVCDNQWKVPFASSSLFVGYLVGSLISGQLSDRFGRKKVVFISLGAQCVSVVLQSFSHSWRMFCIMFLFVGASQISIYISAFVLGTELLSKTMRVLFTTLGAFLFYCIGYMTLPWIAYGIREWRTLLAVLSATSVVYIPLWWFIPESPRWLITQGRVTEAEVIVREAARKNKVEAPPVIFKESELQTMSSRTYTMLDILRSKNIRCITLMCLVLWMAINIGYFGLSLNTSNLSGNPFMNCFLSATTEVPAYVVSTWLLKKCPRRALLSSFLVIGGGVLLLIQFIPDTLQYVALALEMTGKFGFTMAFSIVYIYTAEIYPTVLRNVGMGMCSSAARIGSITAPYVIYLGTYNKVLPYILMGSLTIASSVVNFFLPETLNKDLPETVEQMQECQGLCSGAKKKKYVENGGSVNPPIQCEAKSDV, from the exons ATGGGTGACTATGATGAAGACACTGCATTTCTTGGACAGACAGGTCCTTACTTCTGGACCACATTCTTCCTTCTGAACACAGTTTTTGTATCAACTGGATTCAACGGACTTTACATAGTCTTTGTTGGGGCAGCTCCGAAACATCACTGTCTCATTCCAGACGTCAACCTGACCAAGGAGTGGAGAAATGCCATCATTCCCGTCACGATAGTGGATGGTGAAGCGGTGCAGAGCCAGTGCAACAGATACAAGCTGGATGTGGTTAGAAATCTTTCTGCTGAGGGGTACATTCCTGGAAGGGATGTCAACCTCAGTAACCTGGAGCGGGAGGGATGTTTAGACGGATGGAACTACAGTAAAGAAATCTACCAATCCAACATAGTCACTGAG TGGGACCTTGTTTGTGACAACCAGTGGAAAGTTCCTTTTGCATCCTCGAGTCTCTTTGTGGGATACCTTGTTGGATCCCTAATCTCAGGCCAGCTTTCTGACAG gTTTGGGAGGAAGAAGGTTGTTTTCATCTCTCTTGGGGCCCAATGTGTCTCAGTCGTGCTTCAGTCCTTCTCTCATTCATGGAGGATGTTCTGTATCATGTTCCTCTTCGTTGGAGCCTCCCAGATTTCCATCTATATTTCTGCATTTGTACTAG GAACAGAGTTATTGAGTAAAACCATGCGTGTGCTCTTCACAACTCTTGGGGCCTTCCTTTTCTACTGCATCGGGTACATGACACTACCTTGGATTGCATATGGCATCAGAGAATGGAGGACTCTTCTTGCTGTTCTGTCCGCAACGTCTGTGGTCTACATCCCACTGTGGTG GTTCATCCCAGAATCTCCTCGGTGGCTGATCACACAGGGAAGAGTGACAGAGGCCGAGGTCATAGTGAGAGAGGCTGCgaggaaaaataaagttgaGGCACCGCCTGTAATCTTTAAAGAATCCGAG CTACAGACAATGTCAAGCAGGACATATACCATGCTTGATATTCTGAGGTCTAAGAACATCAGATGCATCACACtaatgtgtcttgttttgtg gaTGGCAATAAACATTGGATATTTCGGTTTATCCCTGAACACCTCCAACCTTAGCGGCAATCCCTTCATGAACTGTTTTTTATCAGCTACTACTGAGGTTCCTGCCTATGTTGTGTCGACATGGCTCCTGAAGAAATGTCCAAGAAGAGCACTTCTGTCATCGTTCCTCGTCATTGGGGGAGGAGTTCTGCTGCTCATCCAGTTCATCCCTGATA cCCTTCAGTATGTTGCTCTGGCACTGGAAATGACTGGGAAGTTTGGCTTCACCATGGCGTTCAGCATCGTCTACATCTACACAGCTGAGATCTACCCCACTGTGTTAAGGAACGTCGGCATGGGAATGTGCTCCTCTGCTGCACGCATTGGCAGTATCACAGCTCCTTATGTCATCTATTTGG GTACTTATAATAAGGTTCTGCCTTATATTCTCATGGGAAGTCTCACAATTGCTTCCTCTGTGGTGAACTTCTTCCTTCCGGAGACCCTCAATAAAGATCTTCCAGAAACAGTGGAGCAGATGCAAGAATGTCAGGG
- the slc22a21 gene encoding solute carrier family 22 member 5, translated as MTDYEAATAFLGEWGSFQQQVFFLLCLSTVPNGFTGLSIVFLADTPPHWCVVPAHVNLTAAWRNNSIPLEEDNHSGALLPSKCHRYKLVDIQSFSERGLLPGVDVNLSNVPKEGCLDGWEYDRSVYISTIVSEWDLVCDDRWKNPLTSSLFFFGVLTGSFISGQLSDRYGRKIVLFVTMAVQTVSTFIQVFSPSWPVFCAVFFVVGVGQISNYVAAFVLGTEILGPRVRIVYSTAGVSLFFGMGYMLLPLFAFFIRDWRMLLLGLTLPGFLYAPLWWYVPESPRWLLSQGRVAEAEAIVRNAAKRNKIEPPQVIFSPLQKELQSDRKKTHNICDLLRSRNIRWISITLWLVWNILTIAYFALSLNTANLYGNAYFNCFLSALVEMPAYTLSWLMFRWCSRRLTLFSTLFMGGLFLLLIQLIPANLISLAITLEMMGKFAVTTAFAIVYAYTAELYPTVLRNTAVGACSMASRIGSIIAPYFIYLRSYSISLPYILMGSLTVLSGLLSLLLPESYGMPLPDTITHMQPFPGCCRKTPYTLTQTTDEEKVAERKSPAVL; from the exons ATGACCGATTATGAAGCCGCAACCGCCTTCCTCGGGGAATGGGGaagtttccagcagcaggtgtttttcctcttgtgtctGAGCACCGTCCCCAACGGTTTCACCGGCCTGTCCATCGTGTTCCTCGCCGACACGCCGCCCCACTGGTGCGTCGTCCCCGCGCACGTCAACCTCACCGCCGCATGGAGGAACAACAGCATCCCGCTGGAGGAGGACAATCATAGCGGCGCTTTGCTGCCCAGCAAGTGCCACAGATACAAACTTGTTGATATACAGAGTTTCTCGGAGAGAGGCTTGCTGCCAGGTGTTGATGTTAATCTGTCTAATGTGCCAAAAGAAGGCTGCTTGGACGGGTGGGAGTATGATCGAAGCGTCTACATTTCTACTATTGTGTCTGAG tgGGACCTTGTGTGTGATGACAGGTGGAAGAACCCGTtgacctcctctctcttcttttttggAGTTCTCACTGGCTCTTTTATCTCGGGACAGCTCTCTGACAG GTATGGGAGGAAAATAGTGTTGTTTGTTACCATGGCAGTCCAAACAGTATCCACATTCATCCAGGTCTTTTCTCCATCCTGGCCTGTGTTCTGCGCTGTGTTCTTTGTCGTCGGGGTGGGACAAATCTCCAACTATGTGGCTGCATTTGTGTTAG GAACTGAGATATTAGGCCCACGTGTGCGGATAGTTTACTCCACTGCAGGTGTGAGTCTGTTCTTTGGTATGGGCTACATGCTGCTGCCGCTGTTTGCTTTCTTCATTAGAGACTGGAGGATGCTTCTCCTAGGCCTGACCCTGCCTGGCTTCCTCTATGCGCCTCTCTGGTG GTACGTACCAGAGTCCCCTCGGTGGCTACTCTCTCAGGGAAGAGTAGCAGAGGCTGAGGCCATAGTGAGAAATGCTGCGAAGAGGAACAAAATTGAGCCTCCACAGGTCATCTTTAGTCCTTTGCAG AAAGAACTTCAATCTGACAGGAAGAAGACTCACAACATCTGTGACCTGCTTCGTTCAAGGAACATTCGTTGGATCTCCATCACGCTGTGGCTGGTCTG GAACATCTTGACCATCGCCTACTTTGCTCTTTCGCTGAACACAGCAAACCTTTATGGTAATGCATACTTCAACTGTTTCCTGTCGGCTCTGGTAGAGATGCCAGCCTACACTTTGTCCTGGCTAATGTTTCGCTGGTGTTCCAGGCGACTGACTCTCTTCTCAACTCTCTTCATGGGAGGATTGTTTCTACTCCTAATTCAGCTCATACCAGCAA ACCTGATTTCTCTGGCCATAACACTCGAGATGATGGGGAAGTTTGCAGTGACGACGGCCTTTGCCATCGTGTACGCCTACACAGCAGAACTCTACCCAACTGTACTGAGGAATACGGCTGTGGGTGCCTGCTCCATGGCCTCCAGAATAGGCAGCATCATTGCCCCATACttcatttacttaa GAAGCTATTCCATTTCACTGCCTTACATCCTCATGGGAAGTCTTACAGTTCTGTCAGGGTTGCTGAGTCTCCTGCTGCCCGAGAGCTATGGAATGCCTCTGCCTGACACCATCACTCACATGCAGCCTTTCCCCGG ATGTTGCAGGAAGACACCTTATACACTCACCCAAACCACAGATGAAGAAAAGGTTGCTGAAAGGAAGTCCCCAGCTGTACTTTGA